The DNA sequence TAAAGAATATTCTATTAAATacttaataaagattaattttatctttagTTATTTTGCTAAATGCAGAGACcacttttaaaacttttaaactacatttaaacattttttggtgcTGTGATCCTTTTATGCTTCTGCATAGTTGTTTACAAATCAGCAAATACTATATCATATCAGGGTCTGGGTGAGTAAACACTTTGGCAAAGAATGTTTTGCCCTGGAACAACAGTTAGTTTGTAAAAGTagctctttcttcttttctttcttgccAGATTGCTaacaaaaaggaaacaattcAGAGCCTGGAAGCAGAAGTATTGATTCTTCAGCATCAGTACAAGGAAAAGAGCGACCAGGTAGAAACCTTTGAAGGCCTGATTGACCAGTTAACTGGTGAGTTGCATTCCTCCAAGGATAATGTTAAATTGAACAAAGAACAATGCCAGCAATACGAGCAGCTAGCAAAAACAATGAAGGATAAGGTTCAATGTCTTCAAAAGCAGGTACCTTGTCCTATTTGattttccattttgttttatAGTCTGTATTGTTCGTAACCCTGTTTTTATGGGTTTCTATTACTATTCTCTTATTTCAGCATTGTAtgttaatttttaaaggaaatatttaagTTGCTTTTGCTCTGGGAACTAGAATAGAAGAGTTTTAGCTTATCCTGTGTTATATGCTACTTACTGTACAAATTATCAACAATacctgggaaaaaaaatctaccttTTAACCCTGCTGTTCTGCAAGGCAATCCTCGTTTTGCAAGTGAACAAAGAATAAGCCCCACTGTTGTTCTCTTTCGGAATAAAAGGAGATATTCATTTGGTTGAAATCAAAGCGGTAACACAGCATCACTTAATTTGCCCTAAAATGAATCTTTAGCTAAGTTCTTATCATAGAGAATGGCAGAACAAAAGAGGCACTTTCACACACACAAGTTCACAGTCTATTTTTACTGAACTCATTTTTCCAAAATTACCTGTCTTCGTGGGGAGTAcatgaatgtttaaaataatCTGCTTTTTGCAGGCATGAAAGCGACACTTTTGGAAAAAAGAACGTTTTTGTCTggaaaaatgtatactgtatgatTTAGTCAATTAAAGCCGtttgggatttttattttatttaaaccagaagttaaaaaaaactatacttttCTGCCTGAATGTTTTTTGAAACAAATGAATATGTCTGCTACCCTGCAGATAGCAGACATATCCGTATTTTGATACTGATTATTGGCCAGAACCAAAGGGAGCAATTAGTAAAAACCATTCTGCTATGGGAGACAGGGTTTGTTTGTCAGATGGTCAAGGATAGGGAGGTATTTTGGTGCTAGTGAGCCACCATCCATGTAAAAGTGCGGTATCTAGTAAACTGTAATCCACTGATCTCTAAGCTAGCGTTCCGATTATTAATTTCAAATGTTTGCACAATgtttatgttaaagaaaaaactaaaaattggaGTGTGGGTAGTGCACTTTTGTAGTGTATATTTTTTAGATCCGTATTTTTTATTTCCTCAAACCTAAGTTACTTAAAAACATGAatgactgaaataaaaaataaaggagcGTTGAGTCCCACTGAATCAGTCTGTCACTGCCAAAGGGCCAAAACCAGCCAAGTAGGCATGGTCTTGAGCCCTTTAAAGCAGTAAGAGACTTAAAGGGAATGATTTATTAATGTGGAAAGCTGGTGAGATGTAATAGAACTGATCCCAAAATAATAGCTAGTAAAGCAAAGATTACCagctatattttataaataagggtGTGTTTGACAAAAAGAAGTCCAGAATGTTCAGGGTATGTTACATAATACAGCATGCCAGGTCACAGACGTCTCAACGAGGACAAGTTTAGATGACTTTCTTCAGCTCATCATACAACACCAGGACAAAAGCACCACCCATTCCTCTGAGAACGTTGGACCAGGCACCCTTGAAGAAAGCCTTGCTGCCCTCATCCCGTGCAATTTTCTTCCAGCAGTCAATTGTTTCACTGTACATGATGTCAGCTCCTTTCCTTCCAGACTGCATCATCATACGACGACGCATGGGGTCAAATGGATAGGAGACAAATCCAGCTACTGCTGTTACAGTCTGAGCAATCATCCAGCTGACGAAAATGTGTGTGTTCTTGGGATCTGGAAGCATACCTTTAGCTGTATCGTAGATGCCaaaataagctgctctgtagATGATGATGCCCTGAACGGATACGTTGAATCCCTGGTAAAAGCCTTTGATACCATCGGATTTAGTGATCTTGACCAAGCAATCACCAAGGCCCTTGAACTCTCGCTCATTTGCTCCTTTGCCCACATCAGCTGCTAGACGGGTACGGGCAAAGTCAAGTGGGTAGACAAAGCAGAGGGAGGTTGCCCCAGCAGCACCACCAGATGCAAGGTTGCCGGCAAAGTAGCGCCAGAACTGGGTCTTCTTGTCTATGTTGTCAAGGAAGATCTTCTTGTACTTGTCCTTGAAGGCAAAGTTGAGGGCCTGGGTTGGGAAATAACGGATCACGTTGGCGAGGTTACCACGCCAGAAGGACATGAAGCCCTGCTCTTTGGGGATTCTCACAACGCAGTCCATGATGCCCTTGTAATGCTTGTCTGCAGTGATCTGTTTGCTTGCATGTTGGACTTGCAGGAGAAGCTTGACTCTTTCAATAGGTGCTCCAGCGGTCTTGGACATAGCTGCGGCCACACCGCCGGCCAAGAAGTCCTTGGCGAAAGAGATGGCTGCGTCGGTCATGGTGATGCCGGTGTTACGTTAGCGGGCACTAAACTCAAGCTGCAGCACCAAAAGCGTCCAAGGGCTGAGCTGTagtgtatattttaataatatatatatatatatatatatatatatatagatagatagatatagatatatatatatatatataatatttgccaCTTTCTATAAGCTTTTACTACCTGTATAAACAATTTGCATTGCTTCATTTCATTTGAATTTCATTTTGAAGTCTGGACCTTTATTTCACCAGCAATGACCATACACCCACTGTAATTTCTTGGTACTACTCATATATTTAGATCTCAGATAATGAAGATTGTGTTAATCAACTAACTTCTGAATTGACTGCATACAAGTCCAGCCATAGTCATTCCGACGAAGAGTATAATGCAAAGGTTTTGCTTCTTCAAACATCCCGAAATGTAAGTATTtaagtacaataaatataaatactcaaTAGATTTAAAATGTTTGATATGAATAGCATATTGATTCTATACCTGGTTATGTAAAACAAGATTTATTTCAAAGCTGTTGTGTGCTTGATGAAACAGGAGATTGAAGTCCTACAGGCCCAGCTTAAAGAAAAAGCATCAGAAATTGAAGATTATCAAAGAGAAATAGAGGAGAAAAAGGCAGAAAGGGCAGATGTCCTTGCCCGGCAAAATAAATATTCTCTTGAAATGGAAGAACTAGAAAAGACTCTGCAGTCCTTACATAGAGATATCATGGCATCTGAGCAGGAGCATAAGGCGGACCTTGTTCGAATAAACACAGAGCTAACGGATGCCAGAAGTATCTGTTCTCAAAAAGACCAGGTATAGTATGGGTTCCAGCATACAGAGAAAATGCgtgggcaaatatttttttatacattttcctcACTTTCCTAAATGCTCTGTTAGACCTTTCCATGGTCGTTTTGCATTttacagtatccttttaaagttgaaaagaaaatcctttaCAATTGACTAGTATGGGGTCCAGGTGTTTAAGGTGCTCAGATCACgtgctataaaaaatataaatttattaatttattatgaaAACGTCCGAAAAATCCTCATCTGTCATGCTTCTAGTTCTTAGCCTTAGCCGATGCTAAAGGTTGAAAACCCTAAAGGCTTGAACCATATATCCCAGCAttctggtctctctctctctctctctctctctctctctctctctctctctctctctctctctctctctctctctctctctctctctctctctctccctctctccctctctccctctctccctctctccctctctccctctctccctctctccctctctccctctctccctctctccctctctccctctctccctctctccctctccccctctctccctctctccctctctccccctctctccctcctgtatttccctcccttgctaagaaaccatccaaacccttcttaaagctatccagCATGAacgattcagggagaaaattccacatcttccgaatcccttccgaatatttagacagaacctcctttcttctaattgcttgctacagtcaagtttattatctacaaggactccaatgtccttttccattatggatttgcgcAGTGCAGTACCTTAATGGTATAGGcgacttggatatttttatatcccatgACTTTACATCTGAATCTCATCTACTACttagttgcccagattgccagtttgtcaagatcccgTTGCAAGGATGCAAGTTCCTGGATGGAATTCATTGcactgcatagttttgtgtcacctGCAAgcattgatacattacttacaatacttgTGAATAAGGTACAGTACCGTGTAAGTTTCTTGAGATGCCCAATGGCCGCCAACCATTGCCCAGTGATCCAGTGTTGGACATGCAGTCTAAGCTATAAACATATGTGTATTTATACGGTACAAAAAGAGTATATTTGTTCTTATTTGACCCAATTGGCATTACTGTCTCTAATTTCACCTGTGCCAGTTTTTGTTTTGCATTCCATTTGGCCATAAAATGTGGCACAGCATAGATTCAAGTGAACGCTGCATATGTAGAATCTGTGGTTCTGACACACTGGTAACTTTCATGTCAAttaggaaacagaaaaaaagcaccTTCTTCAGTTTATCGAATGAaccaaaataaagcaacaaaaagaatatataaatatggaaaGATCAATGTTTGTAATGTTCTACTGGTTCTGCAGAGCTGCTATATGAATATTCTGCCGGCATATTTCCTTTTAAACCTCCAATCCACTTTTTCATTAGGCTCTGGGAGTGATATTTACATATTTGTTCACGTGCACGCTGCATACTTCACATTTGGCTTCTCAGGTGATCGTGCCTATTCCAATATCTTTCGTTGACTTTGACTGGTTATCATCTGATGTTCGACTTCATTGCTTCACCCTTCTGTTAATATGCTGTACTAAGTAagacagtttattaaaataaacaattgtcGTGGTGCCACTAGGATTAAACCTATATTCAGTTGTTGTCAACAGCGATTTTACATTCACAATGAAAAATGCTTAACATTTTGAACCAAAAACAAATTGCACAGATAATTAAAGACTTGTGTTAAATACGTAGACAGTCATTTAAATTTAGATCCGCAATAACATTTACTATTATTCTCCGAGGCTTTGACTGCTTGACAGAAACAAAGTACTCTGGGATTAATTTCAAGAAATGGTGCCAACTGTGGGCAATTTGCTGTAATTAAGACATGAAAGAGTACTAAATATTCAGATTAAAAGAGCCATGATTGAATGTGATAGAGAATCAAGGTGTGGCAGCGAGCCAATAAATACCAGTCACTCACGATGAGTGCAACATATTAATTGATTTGAAACTTACGCcaataaaatattacaatgaAGCAAACCAGATTAGACTAATTACtgcagggagagaaaaaaaaatgattacataGAAAATGTGAATGCCTCCTAAAGTGAGATGTAACATGTTCGTTCTGCAGTATTTAGCCTGGTAATAAAATGGGGGGGAAGTATGCAAACAATCGCTGGCACATTCCACATTCTAATTACTAAATTCCGCTGGATCTAATCTCCCTagtaatgaattttttaaagcaAGCGCTGCACCTGTATGATCTTTCCTTGTTAACAAGAGGTTGCCTGTGTGCAGTCTGTCATAATGGAATTAATGAATgtttacataaatacataaaaatttcTTTGCTGTCCCCaagaaacaggttttttttttgtgatatttcgTTCCTATGCCGCTTTAGGCAACTCATGAATAAAATTAATTCTACGCTATAAATATATGCCTCCCTGACCCAAATTAACTTTGCGGTGAGGATTGGTTCCATTTTATGTTGATTTCCATGTCTGTCCTCATCACCTGTGTAAAAGTTTGTGCTACTGGGAAGTTTTAACACAAGAACCTACATCTTAAAAGTAGGTGAATAAATTAGAGTGGCCAAGTGTAGCTTGGggaatttacatttatatacagattATGGATGCATCGTATCTGCTATTTTGGATACAGCCAAACccacaaatcctttgtgaaagatttggatgaatcctaatcataatttgcatatgcaaatcaggggtgggaagggaaaagaAAACCACACTCGCAGCATGTGGGTAATAAtgtcttccttgttttgtgacaaagtgtcacatgattttaagaattcCGGTTCGGCCAGGATcaaggattcgtccaaatccaatcttgctgaaaaaggctgaatcctagctaaatactgaaccgaatcctggattcggtgcatctctaatacaGATGGAGTTAGGTTAATTGGAACTACAGAGGCAGAAGGATTACTTGTTAACTAATGGAGCCTCTAGTTTTTGGAAACTTTTCACAGCAGATGGATTAACAAAAATTCTGACGTGCaaacacccatatgtaataaaagacgttaagtttgcccaggtgtagtaaaccatgcaaccaataagatgtgtgCTTTTTAATAGATAACCAGCacatgttacctgctgattgctaTAGgctactgctcctgagcaaactagcattcttatttattaacattggaggcAAACATCACAGGTGATAtcacccttagcaaccaatgagatctttgcttttgttttcgaagttgtaggtgactgttcaaatctaattgctgattggttgtaagGGCAACACCACTGGTGatttttgtctccaatgttaataaaaacgccccgtagtgccttttattacattaatcaaATAGATGCTAAATTGAACAGCAAATTGTATTTGTTGTGTTAAAATGGGCATCCCTTCTGGCATCAATAATAGCATTAGCATCAGATTCCTGGTTACAATTGGGGTTCCCTTGCATCAATGTGTAATGCACAGAATGAATTGGCCGATGTGGACTACCAAGGGGCATCCTCTATAGTAGTACAAGGTAGCTTTCACACGTGCAGTGGACTGTCTTATTGCTGCTGGAATTGAAAACAAAGCCGGTGCACTTGGCCAAAAATATATGATGGCGGAGCCAAAAAGTGTTGTGTGCATTTATAAGTGATTCTTATGTGAGATCTCTGTACAATTTAGAAAGTAGCTAGGTTTGgcatggggtggttcacctttaagttaacttttagtatgttatagaatgaccaattctaagcaacttttcaattggtcttcgttatttatttatttttatagtttttgaattatttaccttcttctgtttttttccagctttcaattaggggtcactgaccccatctaaaaagcaaatgaccTGTAAGGCTACATAGTTATCATTGCGACTTTTTATTACACTTCTTTCTactcaggtcctctcctgttcatatgccagtctcttattcaaatctctTATTCTAATAcgactagattgctgaaattgcaaactgcttaatataaatctaaataacgcaaaaaccataaataataaaaaaatgaaaaccaattgcatattgcatgagaatatcactctctagatcatatgtaatgttaatttaaaggcgaataacccctttaaggcacatgGCACTTAAGGTGTTGCTTTGGCTTCAGAGAGAGTGATCTAACCTCAGACCCAATGCTGACAAGCTGTATTGTTTTCAAAGAATAtctcgcaaaaaaaaaaaagaatagtgtgagaaaagaaaatattatttttgcactCTCCAACTCACTCCTACAATACCTgtgttatttatttccttttagttGTGGGCTTAAGTGTTATGTTGTTGCAATAACATTCCATTGCTGTAGTGTATGTCTACTCTACGAGGCAATGTTTTGTGCATTTAACTACAAGTCATAGCAATTTTCTATAGGAGCATAGAGGCTTTCAATTCATTGCTTTGAGTCAATGTTGTTGTTATGGATTGTGTAAAGAGTAAAGTAGTGTTGACCATTTAACCTGTGATTCACCATATGGTGCTCAAGTTTGTTAATAAGGGTATGCCTCGGATAAGTGGTGTGTTTACGCTTCAGCTAaaggtgtatgtatatatatatatatatatatatatatatatttttttttttttcgaagggagaatgagtgcacactgggaacatttaaataggttattttaaaaccataattttatgtaagttaattaaaaacaggccaacattTCGGTCCACTTCTAGGAACTTTTTCAAGACGAAAAAAAGGTCCTAGAAGTGGACtgaaacgtcggcctgtttttaattaacttaaataaaattatggttttaaaataacctatttaagtgttcccagtgtgcactcattctcccttGGAAAACTATTGATATTGACTatttgagtagcacctgggtatttTGCATCCTTCAGCGGTGTGCGGAAAAttacaagtatttatatatatatatatatatatatatatatatatatatatatatatatatatatatatatatatatatatatatacagcaccaCAGTAGGTCCTTGTGAGCTTTCTCCTGTAGACCTTTATTTTCCAATTAACCATAACCGAGAGAGAGAATTCCTACAAGCATACTCTATAGCCAAATATTCAATAGAGGTAGTCATTACTGAACGATTAGtctgaatatttttgaaaatagtGAAAATGTTCTCAGTCCAGGTATGGGTTCTATCATctagaatggtcgggacctggggttttccatataaaagctctttctgtaatttggatattcttacctagaaaaatcatgtaaacattaaataaacccaataggttggttttgcttccaataaggattaattatatcttagtttggatcaagtacaagatactgttttattattacagagaagaaggaaataacttttttaaaatttggattttagagataaaatggagtctatgggagatggcctttcccgaaattcagagctttctggataatgggatcccatacatgtatcagTACTGACACCAGTGTGAGCTGTTGTGGTCTGCAATAAGTGTATCCATTGTGTATGTGGTAACATGAAACGCCGCTTAATACGGTTTGCACTctgcctttaaagaaaaactgaagTCTAACTGAAAAAGTAGCTacaaaagttgtacattatgttttgagcttctgtaccagcccaaggcaaccacgtccttttagcagggaagatctgtatctccaaagatgcccaagtagctcctcattttcttttctgctgattcactgcacatgctctgtgctgctgtcacttactgagcttagggacccactcacaatatacagtacacatagaatagaaatttcacaatataaggctgataagcaattaatgcagataattactacatggcagctcagaaaccagtgcaactaacatcagaatttaaggggatactgtcatgggaaaaaatgttttttttaaaaaaacacatcataatagtgctgctccagtgcttctgcactgaaatccatttttcaaa is a window from the Xenopus laevis strain J_2021 chromosome 6L, Xenopus_laevis_v10.1, whole genome shotgun sequence genome containing:
- the LOC121394752 gene encoding ADP/ATP translocase 2-like; this translates as MTDAAISFAKDFLAGGVAAAMSKTAGAPIERVKLLLQVQHASKQITADKHYKGIMDCVVRIPKEQGFMSFWRGNLANVIRYFPTQALNFAFKDKYKKIFLDNIDKKTQFWRYFAGNLASGGAAGATSLCFVYPLDFARTRLAADVGKGANEREFKGLGDCLVKITKSDGIKGFYQGFNVSVQGIIIYRAAYFGIYDTAKGMLPDPKNTHIFVSWMIAQTVTAVAGFVSYPFDPMRRRMMMQSGRKGADIMYSETIDCWKKIARDEGSKAFFKGAWSNVLRGMGGAFVLVLYDELKKVI